One window of the Candidatus Hydrogenedentota bacterium genome contains the following:
- a CDS encoding glycosyltransferase family 2 protein, translated as MPNELLYSILIPAYNEAENLPRTVKALADKLRNEGIPYELLIVNDNSTDTTLQVLEEIAKEHPELCVVSNTPPGGLGRAIRCGLQYFKGEVVAVVMADSSDSPDDVVACYRKIEEGYDCVFGSRFRKGSKVLQYPPVKLFFNRIVNAMLRVLFLTRFNDLTNAFKVYRRYVIESISPLQAAHFNITIEMSLSSLIRRFKIAEIPISWSGRTWGQSNLHLREMGRRYLCTLLMIWFERTLILDDLLVETRSKLKDNE; from the coding sequence ATGCCAAACGAACTCCTATACTCCATACTCATTCCCGCGTATAACGAAGCGGAAAATTTGCCGAGAACCGTAAAAGCATTGGCAGACAAGCTGCGGAATGAAGGCATCCCCTACGAACTCTTGATCGTCAATGACAACAGCACCGATACGACTTTGCAAGTTCTGGAGGAAATCGCCAAAGAGCATCCTGAACTGTGCGTCGTGAGTAACACGCCGCCGGGCGGATTGGGCAGAGCCATACGATGCGGATTGCAATACTTCAAAGGCGAGGTCGTCGCCGTCGTCATGGCGGACAGTTCAGACAGCCCTGATGATGTAGTCGCCTGCTACAGAAAGATTGAAGAAGGCTACGATTGTGTCTTTGGCTCCCGATTCCGAAAAGGCAGCAAAGTCCTCCAATATCCCCCGGTCAAGCTTTTCTTTAACCGTATCGTCAACGCGATGCTGCGCGTCCTCTTTCTGACCCGATTCAATGATTTAACCAATGCTTTTAAAGTCTATCGCCGCTATGTGATCGAGAGCATCAGTCCGCTCCAAGCCGCCCATTTTAATATCACCATCGAAATGTCCTTGTCCAGTCTTATACGGCGTTTCAAGATTGCCGAAATTCCCATTTCTTGGAGCGGTCGTACGTGGGGACAATCCAATTTGCATTTGCGCGAAATGGGAAGGCGCTACCTGTGCACCTTACTTATGATTTGGTTTGAACGGACCCTGATCTTAGATGACCTCCTTGTAGAAACGCGCTCTAA